AAAAATCATCATCGCCGCAGTCAATATAATAACGCACCTGGGACAATGAATCCGCTGAAAGCCGTTTGGCCAGATGCAGGGGATGACGGGATTTAAAATGCTCAGGCAACTCTCCGTTTTTCAGGGGCCCGAATAAATCGACAAAAAACTTGTCATACTGCCGGGTTGAGTCCGGAGCCGTAAGCGCCTCCGGATCCCAGACCGCTGAGCTGAACGCGGCGCAGGCGGCAAACAACTGCGGATACCGCATGGAAAACATCAGAGAGCCGTATCCCCCCATACTCAATCCGGAAATACCGCGGAACTCTTTTTTCGGACGGGTACGGAATTCCGTATCGATATAAGGAATAAATTCCTGGACAAACATATCTTCCCAGCGGTTTTGGCCGCGATAGTCATTCACATAAAACGTCAGCTTGCCGTCAGGCATCACAATAATCATCGGCGGCAGAGTTCCGTCCGCAATTCCCTGGTCCGCTGCATTCTGAACCTCACCAAACTGGACCCAGCCCCACTCGCTGTCAGAGTATCCGTGCAGCAGATACACCACCGGATAGCGGCGCTGAGACACATCGTAATCCGGCGGAAGATAAATACAATAGTTGACATTGTAATCCAGTATTTCACTCTGCATGGTCTGTTCACCCAGGACAGTTCCATGACTCTGCGCGGCCCCTATCTGAATCAGAATCAGGGCAGCAACAACACACCATTTTTTCATAACGGTCTCCAAGGTTATATAAAGGATAAAAATGAATTTTAATTTGCCACTTTGCCGCTATTATTCATTCACCCACGTATCACGCCTCATATCCCGACGGAACCAATCATGGGCGGGTAGTGAAAATCGGATATATTTTATAGGTTTGCCCAGGGCGCGATGCCGGGATTCGTAGGTGGTGGCCAGCTTTACCCGCTCGTCCTCAATATGGCTCCGATACAGATCATCAGCGGCGTGATGAATCCAGCCTTCGGCACGCGGAATAGACGCAGTGGCATAGTGATAGAGCCGCGGATCATCGGTTTTAAAATGCAGGAAAGAATCCGGTGTCAATATATCCCGGTATGCATGCAGATATCGGGGTGACATCAGGCGTTTGCGCGGCTTTTTATAAAACGGATCCGGAAACGGAATCCAGATTTCTTCGATTTCACCTTTAGCGAACATGCGGGGCAGATCAAGGGCATTGCCGACAATAAAGAAAGCATTATCCAGTCCGGTATCCTGAGCGGTTTTGGCGCCCACCCAGATACGGGCGGCTTTGAGATCAAGTCCGATAAAATTCCGATCCGGAAAGGTTTGAGCAAAGGCGGTGGTATATTCCCCTTTGCCGCACCCCAGTTCCAATGTAATCGGAGACTCGTTTTTAAAAACATGAGAGCGCCAGCGGCCTCTGTACGGGGCCGGATCATGCGTGACATTCTCAAAACGCTGAACAGCTCGGATACGCTTTTGTTTCTTTTTCGGCATAGACCACCATTTCTGGTAAATTACCCCTCAAAGATAATCAATTCAGAGATGAGCTTCAAGCTCTTTAGCGTTCATTTACGCAATTGAAACAGAATCGCTTGCAGTTCCCGGACACGCGCCTGTTCAACAGAGTCCGATGCCGTCACAATACGCCTGGATAGAAACCGCTGCATATCTTTTTCAGACAAGTTTGATTTGTACTGATAAACCCGGTTGCGTCGATTTTCAGGGTCCACTTCCACCCCCACTCCAATGCCCATCGCGCCCAGAAACACTTTGTTCTGCGGTGAAACCAGTTTTCGATCCAGCAAGTTCCTGTTTGTCATCCGATCCAATACATGGTTCAGTTCCTCCGCCGTAACACTGGAGGCAGCCGGCAGCCGGCTGTAAATGTCAACGCTTGTGGCGCTGTCACTCCGCCAAATCGTAGTAAAGACGCGCATCTGAGTGACGGACGGCAGTGTATCCAGTTCCGGTTCTTTCGAACCGAACACTTTTTTCACACTGGAAAACAATTTGCTCAACGGTGTGAATGTTCCGCGTCTGTTTTTTAGGTTGAAATCCGCTTCAATCTTTCCGGAAATCCCGTTGTTATCAAATGAAAATCCGGCGCCGTTATAATGTTTTTGATAGGCCTGAAAAAGAGGTGAATAGATAAAGAGCGAATCCCGCCAGGACAAAACCGAAAAGTCCGATACTTTGGCCGTATCCGCGGAAACCGGTGCGGCGGACGCGTATTGGCATAATTTTCCCCGGCCGATAAAAAAGCAGCAAGTCAAACAGACAAAACACAGAATCTTGACACTGAAAAAAGAAATTTTCGGATCAGTCATGGGAAATTCATTAGATTGACAGAGTGATTTAGATAATAAACGTCAAAGAAAAGTTAGAGTTCCAAAAGCGCTTGCATTTCCGCTGTTTAACAGCTATTTTAATATTTAACACATTTTCATTACAGATTTTGGAATATAATCGGTTTATAATTTTCAAATCATAAAGGAAAAACATGGATTATTGTATAACCCTGGTGACGTTTCCCAACTGTGAGGAAGCGGATAAAATTTCAGCAGCGCTGGTGGATCAAAAACTGGCGGCTTGCGCCAACCGCATTGACACTGTCACTTCTTTTTTCAGATGGCAAAACAAAGTGGAACACGAACAGGAGATTCTGGTTGTGTACAAAACCCGCGCAACAAGGCTAAATGCGCTAATCGAAACCGTCAAGGAACTGCATTCTTATGAGGTCCCCGAGGTCATTGCATTGCCGATTCTCGCGGGTTCAGATGACTATTTACAGTGGATCAAAGATGAAACACAAATCACCTGAAACTGCTTTGGATATAACAGTACTGGGATCCGGAACCTGCGCGATCACACCGGAACGCTCCTGCGCCGGATATGCCCTGCACTGCAGAGATCAACTGATCATCATGGACATGGGATTTGGCGCCTTGCGCAGGATGATGCAGGCCAATATCGATTATCGTGAAATCGATGTGATTCTGATCACACATGAACATTTAGATCACAGCTCAGATCTGGCGCCGTTGCTGATGGCGCTGCATCACACGCCCGGTTTCATCCGGCGTGCGCCGCTGACCCTTGTCGGACCAAAAGGATTCAAACGATTTTTAACCGGTTGCCGGGATTTGTACGGAGACTGGTTACTTGAAAATGAAACGTTTGATCTGGTGATACACGAATTGGACAATGAAACACTCGAAATCGCCCCGTGCGCCATCAAAGCCTGTCCCATGCATCACTCGCGTCCTTCTGTTGGATACCGAATCGAATATCAGGAGCGCAGCCTGGCTTATTCGGGTGATACCGGGATGTGTGATCAGGTGATCGACCTGAACCGTGATGCGGATCTGGCTATACTGGAATGTTCCTTTCCGGATGACCAGCCGTTCGAATATCATTTGACACCAGAACAGGTGGGAACTATCGCCGCTGCAGCCGGGTGCAGGCGCTTGTTACTGACGCACTTTTATCCCATGATGGAAAATGTTGATATCATCGGTATGGTCAAAAAACAGTACAACGGTGTAATTTCACTGGCGTATGACCTGGAACGAATCCAGGTATAAAAACGTATAACCCTATAAAAAATAAAACAGGAAGACTATGCAGCACACATGCCCGGTATGGATAGGTTATTTATTAGCCCACCCCATCCGAAAATTATTTCACTGCCCCAGGCGTATTCTGTCGCCCTTTGTAAAGTCCAACATGACAGTGATTGATCTGGGAAGCGCCATGGGCTTTTTCAGCATTCCCATGGCAAAACTGGTGGCCCCGCAGGGACGTGTCATCTGTCTGGATGTCCAGCAGGAAATGCTGGAACAATTGCAGCGCCGGGCCTGCAAAGCCGGTGTGCAGGAACAGATTGAAACCCGCTTGTGCCCACACCACACGCTCGGTCTGTCCGATGTCGCCGGGCATGTCGATTTTGTGCTCGCGTCTGCGGTAATCCATGAACTCGCCAATCCGGCCGAAATTTTCAAAGAGCTGTACGGGATTGTTCATAAAGACGGTATTTTATATATTGTTGAACCCAGGGCGCATGTCAGCCGCAGAGCATTTGAAAAAAGCCTAAGCCAGGCGCGTAAAGCAGGATTTAAAATCAAAGAGCAGAAACGCAATAAAGCCACACTGATCAAACCGGATAATCCGTTTGTTAAAAGATAAATTTTACAGAATAGCCTTTATCATTTCGATATTGCTGCACCTGCTGCTGTTTTTATTTTACAAACCGCTATCAGGTTTTATCGCGATGCTGGACAACGATTCACAGGCAGCGGAAACCCAGCCGCTGACATTCGAGCTGGTAGACTCGGAGCAACCGCGTGAACTGGTCGAGTCTCCGGAAGACGCACGCGTACAGGACCCGCCGCGGGACGCCAAGTTTTTATCGGACAAAAATGCACAAAGTCAGGATCAACAGCAGATGACCCAGCTGCCGGAAGATCAGGCCTATAGCGAGGGGTTGAGTGAGTTCAACACCTATCAAGGCGGACCCTCGCGTCCGGCACAGCAGGCGCCATCCGATCAACAAGACAGTGAATCGCGAGAGCAGAATGCAGCCCGGGACGGCACACCGGTTTATGAAAAATCGCCGATGCAAATGGGCAAACAGCCGTTCAGTAAAGAATTATTGCAGCAAACCTCACCGCAGCGCGCTCAACCGGGGCCCGAAGGTTATACAGATGACATGAACCGCGACAATCGCGAGTCTGATGCGCGCGCGCTCGGAGGTGTGTCCTTGAGCACCTATGACTGGGAGTATGCCCCCTATCTGCTGTACATGAAAAGACGTCTCAAAGACAGGCTGTACCTGCCGCAGACCTTTGTGCGCGACGGTGCGATTACAGGAGATGTTACCATTCAATTCAGACTGATGCGCGACGGAAAGGTCAAACATCTGAAACTGCTCGGGAATCTGGGACACAGCGCGTTCATCGCGCCGACCTTGAATACCGTGCAGGCGTCGGACCCGTTCAAACCGCTGCCAACCTCATTCCCGGACCCGTATCTGGATCTGACATGGACGTTTGTATATAGAATTTATTAATATAAAACCGAACAGGAGCATTATGGACAACATATTTGAAACTCTTTCCCGCGGCGGCATCATCATGATTCCCTTGCTGTTGAGTTCAATCATTGGACTTGCCATCGTCATCGAACGGGCTTTTCGGCTGCGACGTAAAAAAGTATTGATTCCTGAAATTATTAATATTGTCGAGTCACTCAACAGCATCAGAGATATTGAACTGGCAACCTCCATCTGCCGCAAAAACAAAGGTCCATTTGCGAATATTATTCTAACCGGACTGGAGAATCAGGATCTTTCGCAAAAAGAAATCAAAGAACTGTTGAACGATCAGGGACGACAGGAAGTTCGGACTCTGGAACGGGGGCTGCCGTCTCTGGATACCATTGCCGGCATTGCGCCGTTAATGGGGCTGCTGGGTACGGTTCTGGGAATGATCAAAGTATTTACCGTGATTTCACAACAGGGAACCGGACAGGCCAGCCTGCTCGCCGGCGGCATTTCCGAAGCGCTGATCACCACAGCCACCGGACTGGTGATCGGCATACTGGCTTTAATCATGTATAATTATTTTTCAAATGTCGCGGAACAGTATATATTAGACATTGAAAAATACACCACCCAATTGCTGCGCAAAAGCCGTCTGCTCAAACAGGGTAAAGCGGGAGCGGAATAATCATGCAATTCAAAAATTCTGAAAAAAAACGTTCACGTATCAATGTAACTCCC
This genomic window from candidate division KSB1 bacterium contains:
- a CDS encoding energy transducer TonB; this translates as MLKDKFYRIAFIISILLHLLLFLFYKPLSGFIAMLDNDSQAAETQPLTFELVDSEQPRELVESPEDARVQDPPRDAKFLSDKNAQSQDQQQMTQLPEDQAYSEGLSEFNTYQGGPSRPAQQAPSDQQDSESREQNAARDGTPVYEKSPMQMGKQPFSKELLQQTSPQRAQPGPEGYTDDMNRDNRESDARALGGVSLSTYDWEYAPYLLYMKRRLKDRLYLPQTFVRDGAITGDVTIQFRLMRDGKVKHLKLLGNLGHSAFIAPTLNTVQASDPFKPLPTSFPDPYLDLTWTFVYRIY
- a CDS encoding methyltransferase domain-containing protein — encoded protein: MQHTCPVWIGYLLAHPIRKLFHCPRRILSPFVKSNMTVIDLGSAMGFFSIPMAKLVAPQGRVICLDVQQEMLEQLQRRACKAGVQEQIETRLCPHHTLGLSDVAGHVDFVLASAVIHELANPAEIFKELYGIVHKDGILYIVEPRAHVSRRAFEKSLSQARKAGFKIKEQKRNKATLIKPDNPFVKR
- the cutA gene encoding divalent-cation tolerance protein CutA, producing MDYCITLVTFPNCEEADKISAALVDQKLAACANRIDTVTSFFRWQNKVEHEQEILVVYKTRATRLNALIETVKELHSYEVPEVIALPILAGSDDYLQWIKDETQIT
- a CDS encoding alpha/beta hydrolase-fold protein, with protein sequence MKKWCVVAALILIQIGAAQSHGTVLGEQTMQSEILDYNVNYCIYLPPDYDVSQRRYPVVYLLHGYSDSEWGWVQFGEVQNAADQGIADGTLPPMIIVMPDGKLTFYVNDYRGQNRWEDMFVQEFIPYIDTEFRTRPKKEFRGISGLSMGGYGSLMFSMRYPQLFAACAAFSSAVWDPEALTAPDSTRQYDKFFVDLFGPLKNGELPEHFKSRHPLHLAKRLSADSLSQVRYYIDCGDDDFLINGNMQLHRILKNAGVPHEFRVRDGAHNWTYWRTGILDGLKFIGQSFHR
- a CDS encoding MBL fold metallo-hydrolase; this encodes MKHKSPETALDITVLGSGTCAITPERSCAGYALHCRDQLIIMDMGFGALRRMMQANIDYREIDVILITHEHLDHSSDLAPLLMALHHTPGFIRRAPLTLVGPKGFKRFLTGCRDLYGDWLLENETFDLVIHELDNETLEIAPCAIKACPMHHSRPSVGYRIEYQERSLAYSGDTGMCDQVIDLNRDADLAILECSFPDDQPFEYHLTPEQVGTIAAAAGCRRLLLTHFYPMMENVDIIGMVKKQYNGVISLAYDLERIQV
- a CDS encoding MotA/TolQ/ExbB proton channel family protein encodes the protein MDNIFETLSRGGIIMIPLLLSSIIGLAIVIERAFRLRRKKVLIPEIINIVESLNSIRDIELATSICRKNKGPFANIILTGLENQDLSQKEIKELLNDQGRQEVRTLERGLPSLDTIAGIAPLMGLLGTVLGMIKVFTVISQQGTGQASLLAGGISEALITTATGLVIGILALIMYNYFSNVAEQYILDIEKYTTQLLRKSRLLKQGKAGAE
- the trmB gene encoding tRNA (guanosine(46)-N7)-methyltransferase TrmB, giving the protein MYQKWWSMPKKKQKRIRAVQRFENVTHDPAPYRGRWRSHVFKNESPITLELGCGKGEYTTAFAQTFPDRNFIGLDLKAARIWVGAKTAQDTGLDNAFFIVGNALDLPRMFAKGEIEEIWIPFPDPFYKKPRKRLMSPRYLHAYRDILTPDSFLHFKTDDPRLYHYATASIPRAEGWIHHAADDLYRSHIEDERVKLATTYESRHRALGKPIKYIRFSLPAHDWFRRDMRRDTWVNE